Proteins found in one Pelmatolapia mariae isolate MD_Pm_ZW linkage group LG7, Pm_UMD_F_2, whole genome shotgun sequence genomic segment:
- the LOC134631754 gene encoding E3 ubiquitin-protein ligase TRIM21-like — MSAVSNLRSEDQFLCCICLDVFTDPVSIPCGHNFCKNCITQHWDMNAMCQCPMCKETFYVRPQLRVNTLLSEVVAQFRREVQQKVSSSSSEQQAAKPGEVPCDICTGTRLKALKSCLVCQESYCETHLEPHLTKKGLKRHQLIEAVENLEGRMCTKHDRPLELFCKTDQTCVCVLCSVLDHKNHEFVPLKDEYEGKKAELEKTEAEIQQMIQKRRLKIQQIKESVKMSKGAADRQKAEGVQVFIALKKSVDRGLKELIKEIEDKQETAEKQAEGLIKDLEQEISELKKRRSEVEQLSRSEDHLHLLQSFLSLKAAPPTKDWRGVSVRPPSYEGTVVRAVAQLEETLRKLMKKKLFEAELKRVQQYAVDVTLDPDTANSKLILSDDEKQVHCGDVRKKLPDNPERFSPCPNVLGKQSFSSGRFYFEVQVKGKTDWDLGVARESINRKGKIELTPQDGFWTVWLRNGNEYRALAGPPVPLCLQSGPEMVGVFVDYEEGLVSFYDVGAAALIHSFTGCSFNHKLHPFFCPCKNDGGKNSAPLIICPVNQTESIND, encoded by the coding sequence ATGTCTGCTGTCAGCAATCTACGATCTGAAGATCAGTTTCTGTGCTGCATCTGTCTGGATGTGTTCACTGATCCAGTCAGTATACCATGTGGACACAACTTCTGCAAAAACTGCATCACTCAGCACTGGGACATGAATGCCATGTGTCAGTGTCCTATGTGTAAAGAGACTTTCTATGTTAGACCTCAGCTGAGGGTCAACACTTTGCTCTCTGAGGTGGTCGCTCAGTTCAGACGTGAAGTTCAGCAGaaagtcagcagcagcagctcagagcaacAAGCTGCCAAACCAGGAGAAGTTCCCTGTGACATCTGCACTGGAACCAGACTGAAGGCCCTGAAGTCCTGCCTGGTGTGTCAGGAGTCCTACTGTGAGACTCACCTGGAGCCTCATCTGACAAAGAAAGGTCTGAAAAGACATCAACTGATTGAGGCTGTGGAGAACCTGGAGGGCAGGATGTGTACGAAGCATGATAGACCTCTGGAGCTGTTCTGTAAGACTGACCAGACATGTGTCTGCgtgctctgctctgttttagACCACAAGAACCATGAGTTTGTTCCTCTGAAGGATGAATATGAAGGAAAGaaggcagagctggagaagacAGAGGCTGAAATTCAGCAGATGATCCAGAAGAGACGACTGAAGATTCAGCAGATCAAAGAGTCAGTGAAGATGAGTAAAGgtgctgcagacagacagaaagcagaaggtgTTCAGGTCTTCATTGCTCTAAAGAAGTCTGTTGATAGAGGCCTGAAGGAGCTCATAAAGGAGAtcgaagacaaacaggaaacagcagagaaacaggctgaagGTCTGATCAAAGATCTGGAACAAGAAATCTCTGAGCTAAAGAAGAGAAGATCTgaggtggagcagctctcacgcTCTGAAGACCACCTCCACCTACTCCAAAGCTTCTTGTCCCTGAAAGCTGCTCCACCCACCAAGGACTGGAGAGGAGTCAGCGTCCGTCCACCATCATATGAGGGGACTGTGGTGAGAGCTGTGGCTCAGCTGGAGGAGACACTCAGGAAACtcatgaagaagaagctgtttgaGGCTGAGCTGAAGAGGGTCCAGCAGTATGCAGTGGATGTGACTCTGGATCCGGATACAGCAAATTCTAAACTCATCCTGTCTGATGATGAAAAACAAGTGCACTGTGGTGATGTGAGGAAGAAACTTCCTGACAACCCAGAGAGATTTTCTCCATGCCCTAATGTTTTAGGAAAGCAGAGTTTCTCTTCAGGCAGATTTTACTTTGAGGTTCAGGTTAAAGGAAAGACTGACTGGGATTTAGGAGTGGCCAGAGAGTCGATCAACAGGAAGGGAAAAATCGAACTGACTCCTCAGGATGGTTTCTGGACTGTGTGGCTGAGAAATGGAAATGAATACAGAGCTCTTGCTGGTCCTCCAGTCCCCCTCTGTCTTCAGTCTGGTCCTGAGATGGTGGGGGTGTTTGTGGATTACGAGGAGGGTCTGGTCTCCTTTTATGATGTAGGTGCTGCAGCTCTTATCCACTCCTTTACTGGCTGCTCCTTCAATCACAAACTCCACCCATTCTTCTGTCCCTGTAAGAATGATGGTGGTAAAAACTCCGCACCTCTGATCATCTGTCCTGTCAATCAAACTGAGTCGATCAACGACTGA